A stretch of Thermodesulfobacteriota bacterium DNA encodes these proteins:
- a CDS encoding glycosyltransferase family 2 protein encodes MICPTLKDLPPPLSGKTGWPWTEETPPLQDAMSKNLELPKISIVTPSYNQGQFLEETIRSVLLQGYHDLEYIIIDGGSTDNSVEIIRKYEPWLTYWVSEKDNGQSHAINKGWKMSTGEIIAYLNSDDTYKSGSVSYVAKYFQEHPEVDMVYSDIHIIDQQDKIIKPWSRKEFDLEKYITDYNYYIPQQGVFFRSSILEKVGFLDENLHFKMDRDFFIRIGKIGVVKRIPEYLANFRTHPSAKSIPKNEGRAWREFIQIRRRYGASFSPKLYFSHYSGLIKQKFLVNPLMKFTLGESLVNMIRDKNIKRELGLYEKRDNR; translated from the coding sequence ATGATTTGCCCAACATTAAAAGATCTTCCCCCTCCTCTGTCAGGAAAAACCGGTTGGCCATGGACAGAAGAAACCCCGCCATTGCAGGATGCAATGTCAAAAAACCTTGAATTGCCGAAAATCAGTATAGTTACGCCTTCATATAATCAGGGGCAATTTCTTGAGGAAACAATCCGTTCTGTTTTGCTTCAAGGGTATCATGACCTTGAATACATTATTATAGATGGGGGAAGTACTGACAATAGCGTAGAAATAATTCGGAAATACGAGCCATGGTTAACTTATTGGGTAAGCGAGAAAGATAACGGGCAATCCCATGCCATCAACAAAGGGTGGAAAATGTCTACCGGTGAAATAATTGCTTATCTTAATTCTGATGATACTTATAAATCAGGATCTGTTTCCTATGTGGCAAAATATTTTCAGGAACATCCGGAAGTAGATATGGTTTATAGCGATATACATATAATTGATCAACAGGATAAAATTATAAAACCCTGGTCAAGAAAAGAATTTGATTTAGAAAAATATATAACTGACTATAATTATTACATACCCCAGCAAGGCGTCTTCTTTAGAAGTAGCATCCTTGAAAAGGTAGGTTTTCTGGATGAAAATCTCCATTTCAAGATGGATCGGGATTTTTTTATAAGGATTGGAAAAATCGGCGTTGTAAAAAGAATACCAGAGTATTTAGCAAATTTCAGAACCCATCCTAGTGCAAAATCAATTCCTAAAAATGAAGGGAGGGCATGGAGAGAGTTTATTCAAATTCGTCGTAGATATGGTGCTTCTTTCTCACCCAAACTTTATTTTAGCCATTATTCAGGGCTGATTAAACAGAAGTTCCTTGTAAATCCTCTAATGAAATTTACTTTAGGAGAAAGCTTAGTCAATATGATACGGGATAAAAACATAAAACGGGAATTAGGGCTATATGAAAAAAGGGATAATCGTTAA
- a CDS encoding O-antigen ligase family protein, which yields MLNYKNRDISFIVYAIFIMTAFFSARLILMFTNLFKTESMLLIILAVLIIITVFVFLIKYPEAGIVFYVSCLGFLDPPLEAINVPEGMRALPFAIILLFALIIYIGKERKAISFEKVYILPVSILILLIAGLLWSPSPIYGFHKVQAYILYNLFIFLGVTLFRGDKERLNNMVFVSVLLGIIVLISSLISFFIQEPLGVAKRFRFMGFSSLSLARSAGLFTISYLLIARLTDSFRMKALLYGMIPLFLFLIYTTGSRMPAISIFIVFLVYLTLIEKRPLLQKIVFMIVFAVISYGVFLYTPEDPRQRYIALYQGEDIELDYRYSGSRRNVYDIGVQAFLSYPLIGLGTGGFSNYSAVSDNKIYPHNLILEVASEFGVIGLSVIVVFLFFNFVIALKSIFKYREFKKKPLALFFGILTFLLAFLNSMTTGDITDNPMIWFGSALMWTAWKTEELTGEANSER from the coding sequence ATGTTGAATTATAAAAATAGAGACATCAGCTTTATAGTCTATGCAATATTTATAATGACAGCATTTTTTAGTGCTCGCCTGATTCTTATGTTTACAAATTTATTTAAAACGGAATCAATGCTGTTAATAATACTTGCTGTTCTGATTATCATAACTGTTTTTGTCTTTTTAATTAAGTACCCTGAAGCAGGGATTGTTTTTTATGTTTCATGTTTGGGATTTTTAGACCCTCCGCTTGAGGCAATAAATGTCCCTGAGGGGATGCGTGCTTTACCATTTGCAATTATACTTCTCTTTGCACTCATTATATATATAGGTAAAGAACGAAAAGCAATCTCCTTCGAGAAGGTTTATATCTTACCCGTCTCTATTCTGATTTTATTGATTGCAGGTTTGCTATGGAGTCCTTCTCCAATATATGGTTTTCATAAAGTACAGGCTTATATCCTATATAACCTTTTTATTTTCCTGGGGGTGACTTTATTTAGAGGCGATAAAGAACGATTAAATAATATGGTATTTGTTTCAGTATTATTGGGCATTATTGTTTTAATTTCAAGTTTAATCTCTTTTTTCATACAGGAACCATTAGGGGTAGCCAAACGATTCCGGTTTATGGGTTTTTCATCTCTTTCACTTGCCAGGTCAGCAGGACTTTTTACTATTTCGTATCTTCTCATAGCCCGGCTAACCGATTCTTTTCGAATGAAGGCATTGCTTTATGGGATGATTCCCCTTTTTTTATTTCTTATATATACTACCGGCTCCCGTATGCCTGCTATCTCAATCTTTATTGTTTTTCTTGTATATTTAACATTGATTGAAAAAAGACCTCTCCTGCAAAAAATTGTTTTCATGATAGTTTTTGCTGTAATCAGTTATGGGGTTTTTTTATACACTCCGGAAGATCCAAGACAACGATACATTGCACTTTATCAAGGTGAAGATATTGAACTTGATTACAGGTATAGCGGCAGCAGGAGAAATGTTTATGATATTGGTGTGCAGGCATTTCTCTCTTACCCCTTAATCGGGCTGGGTACAGGGGGGTTCTCTAATTACTCCGCAGTCAGTGATAACAAAATTTATCCTCATAATTTGATTCTGGAGGTGGCATCTGAGTTTGGTGTCATTGGATTATCAGTTATTGTGGTGTTCCTCTTTTTCAATTTTGTAATTGCTTTAAAGAGTATTTTCAAATATCGGGAGTTTAAGAAAAAACCTCTTGCCCTGTTTTTTGGAATTTTGACGTTTCTACTCGCTTTCTTAAACTCGATGACAACCGGTGACATAACAGACAACCCAATGATCTGGTTTGGCTCGGCATTGATGTGGACTGCGTGGAAAACCGAAGAATTGACCGGGGAAGCAAATTCAGAGAGATAG